A DNA window from Natronogracilivirga saccharolytica contains the following coding sequences:
- a CDS encoding putative monovalent cation/H+ antiporter subunit A, which produces MLINLLLIFGIALLAPWIYNLFKERAGWVLALLPLGSFIYLLTWLPHIASGGTVTQSTTWVSMAYFNVDLSFYLDGLSLMFGLIITGIGTFIVLYGGGYLGGSTYLPRFYSAILLFMGSMLGVVLADNLISIFVFWELTSFTSFLLIGFSHEQENSRKAALQALLVTGIGGLALLAGLVLMGFASGHWEVSTLLNEGDIIRNHGLYLPILLLVLAGAFTKSAQFPFHFWLPGAMAAPTPVSAYLHSATMVKAGVYLLARMHPVLGFTETWMILVGGFGLATLLISAWLSLSFTDLKQILAYSTVMALGTMMMLIGLGTELAMKGLAVYIFSHAMYKGALFMVAGAVDHEAGTRDVLKLGGLRSLMPISMVAAALAAISMAGIPPMFGFIAKEIVYEAALGASAWPVVFISLAVLANIAIVAASAIVVLRPFFGQPVETPKKAHEAPLSMWIGPAVLAGMSVIFGILPFLIDKTLMLPAASGVWGEPMDFYLSLWHGINLPLILSVATLAGGVIVYHFWDPLRESAAMKAYQGGFADLPRIGYEKLVDGMLALAGWQTRVLQNGLMSNYLTTILVAALVGIGYTFLSRSGIVMTPTFEEVRVFEWALFIAVLTSLGIMLAFGHSRLTMIVGAGIVGFSLALIYLMHGAADLAMTQILVETLTVILVALVLIHVPKLTESRSAASRTKDGVIAVSAGLLMTLLIFAATAAPFDAFISEFYAEASYPMAHGRNIVNVILVDFRALDTMGEVVVVAIAGLAVYALVKMTRHGASKKA; this is translated from the coding sequence ATGCTGATCAACCTCCTTTTGATTTTCGGGATCGCCCTGCTGGCGCCCTGGATTTACAATCTGTTCAAAGAACGGGCGGGCTGGGTGCTTGCGCTGCTTCCACTGGGCAGCTTTATCTATCTGCTGACCTGGCTGCCACACATCGCGTCCGGTGGCACCGTCACACAGTCCACCACCTGGGTCAGCATGGCTTATTTCAATGTCGACCTGTCGTTTTACCTGGACGGGCTGAGCCTGATGTTCGGACTGATCATTACCGGCATCGGAACCTTTATTGTACTTTACGGCGGCGGATACCTCGGCGGAAGTACCTATTTGCCGAGATTTTATTCAGCGATTCTTCTGTTCATGGGATCCATGCTTGGTGTGGTTCTGGCGGATAACCTCATCAGCATCTTCGTTTTTTGGGAGCTGACCAGCTTTACCTCATTCCTGCTCATAGGGTTCTCGCATGAACAGGAAAATTCCCGGAAGGCGGCGCTCCAGGCATTGCTGGTGACCGGTATCGGGGGACTGGCACTGCTGGCAGGGCTTGTACTTATGGGATTTGCTTCCGGACACTGGGAAGTATCCACGCTGCTGAATGAAGGCGACATCATACGTAATCACGGTCTGTATCTGCCCATTCTACTGCTGGTTCTTGCCGGAGCATTTACCAAATCGGCCCAGTTCCCGTTCCATTTCTGGTTGCCCGGTGCCATGGCTGCACCCACACCGGTCAGCGCCTACCTCCACTCCGCAACCATGGTCAAGGCAGGCGTCTATCTTCTTGCCCGGATGCATCCGGTACTTGGATTTACCGAAACCTGGATGATACTTGTGGGCGGATTTGGACTTGCCACTCTGCTTATCAGTGCCTGGCTGTCCCTAAGTTTTACCGATTTGAAGCAAATTCTTGCCTATTCCACCGTAATGGCTCTGGGTACCATGATGATGCTCATCGGCCTGGGAACCGAACTGGCCATGAAGGGTCTTGCCGTTTACATCTTTTCGCACGCCATGTACAAAGGGGCGCTCTTTATGGTGGCGGGTGCCGTTGACCATGAGGCCGGTACCCGCGATGTGCTTAAGCTTGGCGGATTGCGATCCCTTATGCCCATTTCGATGGTTGCAGCGGCGCTTGCAGCCATCTCAATGGCAGGAATACCGCCGATGTTCGGATTTATTGCCAAAGAAATTGTCTATGAGGCAGCTCTCGGGGCTTCGGCATGGCCGGTTGTGTTTATATCACTCGCGGTACTGGCGAATATCGCTATCGTTGCGGCCTCGGCCATTGTGGTGCTGCGTCCGTTTTTCGGTCAGCCCGTTGAAACACCCAAAAAGGCGCACGAGGCTCCCCTTTCCATGTGGATCGGCCCGGCAGTGCTGGCAGGGATGAGTGTCATATTCGGAATACTCCCCTTTCTGATCGACAAAACGCTTATGCTTCCGGCCGCCAGCGGTGTATGGGGCGAGCCTATGGACTTCTACCTTTCGTTGTGGCACGGAATTAACCTGCCGCTGATTTTGAGTGTAGCAACCCTTGCCGGCGGTGTTATCGTTTACCACTTCTGGGATCCGCTCAGAGAATCGGCGGCAATGAAAGCCTATCAGGGCGGTTTTGCTGATCTGCCGCGAATCGGATATGAAAAACTTGTCGACGGAATGCTGGCGCTTGCGGGATGGCAGACTCGTGTGCTGCAGAACGGTCTGATGTCCAACTACCTGACCACCATCCTTGTCGCCGCGCTTGTCGGAATCGGATACACCTTTCTGAGCCGGTCCGGGATTGTTATGACGCCAACCTTTGAAGAGGTCAGGGTGTTTGAGTGGGCCCTCTTTATAGCTGTGTTAACCTCACTTGGCATCATGCTGGCATTTGGCCATTCCCGCCTGACCATGATCGTGGGTGCCGGGATTGTGGGCTTCAGTCTGGCCCTGATTTACCTGATGCATGGTGCGGCAGATCTTGCCATGACTCAGATTCTGGTGGAAACACTTACGGTTATCCTGGTTGCACTGGTACTGATACATGTCCCCAAGCTGACCGAAAGCCGTAGTGCCGCCTCCCGGACAAAGGACGGTGTTATAGCTGTTTCGGCCGGCCTGCTGATGACACTGCTCATTTTTGCAGCTACGGCAGCACCCTTTGATGCATTTATTTCTGAATTCTACGCAGAGGCAAGCTATCCGATGGCTCATGGCCGGAACATTGTAAACGTCATTCTTGTCGATTTCCGGGCTCTTGATACCATGGGTGAGGTCGTGGTTGTGGCCATTGCCGGACTTGCCGTCTACGCCCTGGTCAAAATGACCCGTCACGGAGCCTCTAAAAAAGCTTAA
- a CDS encoding Na+/H+ antiporter subunit B — translation MNSLILHTATRLLIGVMVLFSLFLFFRGHDEPGGGFIGGLVGAGAFTLYAIAFGTEAARRVLRIHPITLIAYGLLALVISGIIPMFTADPFLTGKWLFIEWGGVEAKLSTPLIFDIGVYLCVVGFIVAVIFALEEEKVPGLSNRSSNK, via the coding sequence ATGAACAGCTTGATTTTACATACTGCAACACGCCTCCTGATCGGAGTTATGGTTTTGTTTTCGCTCTTTTTGTTTTTCCGGGGGCACGATGAACCGGGCGGAGGATTCATAGGCGGGCTCGTAGGTGCGGGAGCTTTTACGCTGTATGCCATCGCTTTCGGAACGGAGGCGGCCCGACGCGTACTGCGTATTCATCCAATTACGCTGATTGCATACGGACTCCTTGCTCTGGTCATCAGCGGAATCATCCCCATGTTCACAGCAGATCCGTTTCTGACCGGAAAGTGGCTCTTCATCGAATGGGGGGGCGTGGAAGCCAAACTCAGCACGCCTCTCATTTTCGACATCGGCGTGTACCTGTGTGTCGTTGGCTTTATCGTCGCGGTGATTTTTGCCCTTGAAGAGGAAAAAGTGCCCGGACTCAGCAACCGGTCATCCAACAAATGA
- a CDS encoding NADH-quinone oxidoreductase subunit K, with translation MDTILPILAGAIFATGIYLLLRRSLILTIIGIILISNSVNLALFSLGRLNIENPPLIAAGSVVPEAPFANPLPQALILTAIVIGFGLLAFALALAYRSYKELGTVDQDSMLEDPEDTSAAIVNESENREEKEG, from the coding sequence ATGGATACAATTTTACCCATCCTGGCTGGAGCCATTTTTGCAACAGGGATCTACCTGCTGCTCAGGCGAAGTCTTATACTTACCATCATCGGCATTATCCTGATCAGCAACTCGGTGAACCTTGCCCTTTTTTCACTGGGAAGGCTGAACATTGAAAATCCGCCGCTTATTGCCGCCGGGAGTGTCGTGCCCGAAGCACCTTTCGCCAACCCGCTTCCGCAGGCACTTATACTTACTGCAATTGTGATCGGCTTCGGCCTGCTGGCCTTTGCGCTTGCACTTGCCTACCGCAGCTACAAAGAGCTTGGCACGGTGGATCAGGACAGCATGCTCGAAGATCCCGAAGACACCTCGGCAGCCATAGTCAACGAATCTGAAAACCGGGAGGAGAAAGAAGGATGA
- a CDS encoding Na+/H+ antiporter subunit D, whose amino-acid sequence MNTLLVLPVAIPLITATIALLFRNHASLQRWVGVLGMVVLLGSVMVLFRDVYVDGIQVLQLGDWEAPFGITLVADMLSMLMLGISAIMGLVIAVYSLYDIDKERERFGYYPLLHVLLMGVNGSFLTGDIFNLYVWFEVMLIASFILLALGNSKNQLQGALKYVVINLFSSLIFLFGVAMLYGMTGTLNMADLAVRLPEVENVGLVTTVAMIFMLSFGIKAAIFPLFFWLPASYHTPPVAISAVFGGLLTKVGVYALIRVFTLLFTQDIGYTHDILLWVAGFTMVTGVLGAASHYEFRKILSFHIVSQIGYMIMGLAFNTALGLMGAIFYVLHNILAKSNLFLISGISQRLLGTFELKQMGGLYRHYPFLAVLFLVSAFALAGFPPLSGFWAKLSLVKAGLSIEMYLITAVAILVDLLTLFSMIKIWMTAFWGTVPEEGVPEHFGKMPLFGAGSLYIMVLPVMAVAGLILLVGLYAQPLLEVCLMAAEQLLDPNVYIEAVMGPQ is encoded by the coding sequence ATGAATACGTTACTTGTACTGCCTGTTGCAATTCCTCTGATTACGGCGACGATAGCGTTGCTCTTCCGGAACCATGCGTCCCTCCAGCGATGGGTCGGGGTGCTTGGGATGGTTGTGCTGCTGGGTTCGGTCATGGTGCTTTTCCGGGATGTGTATGTTGACGGAATTCAGGTGCTGCAGCTCGGAGACTGGGAAGCACCGTTCGGCATCACCCTGGTGGCGGACATGCTGTCCATGCTGATGCTGGGAATTTCCGCTATAATGGGCCTGGTAATCGCGGTCTACTCACTTTACGATATCGACAAGGAGCGTGAGCGTTTCGGGTACTACCCCCTGCTGCACGTCTTGCTCATGGGTGTCAACGGCAGCTTTCTGACCGGTGATATTTTCAACCTCTACGTATGGTTTGAAGTGATGCTGATTGCCAGCTTTATTCTGCTGGCACTGGGCAACAGCAAAAACCAGCTGCAGGGGGCACTGAAGTACGTGGTCATCAACCTGTTCTCATCCCTGATCTTCCTGTTCGGCGTTGCCATGCTTTACGGCATGACCGGCACGCTCAACATGGCCGATCTTGCGGTGCGCCTGCCCGAAGTTGAAAATGTCGGGCTGGTAACTACCGTTGCCATGATTTTCATGCTCTCCTTTGGCATCAAAGCAGCTATATTCCCGCTGTTTTTCTGGCTGCCGGCCTCCTATCACACTCCGCCGGTAGCCATATCGGCCGTTTTCGGCGGGCTGCTGACCAAAGTCGGGGTCTACGCGCTGATTCGTGTGTTCACCCTGCTGTTTACCCAGGATATCGGATATACGCATGATATCCTGCTCTGGGTGGCCGGATTCACCATGGTGACCGGGGTACTTGGCGCGGCCTCCCATTACGAATTTCGCAAAATCCTGTCCTTCCACATTGTCAGCCAGATCGGGTACATGATCATGGGACTGGCATTCAATACGGCACTGGGACTGATGGGAGCCATTTTTTACGTACTTCACAACATCCTGGCAAAATCGAATCTGTTTCTGATCAGTGGAATTTCGCAACGGCTCCTCGGCACATTTGAATTAAAGCAAATGGGCGGATTGTACCGGCATTACCCCTTCCTGGCGGTTCTGTTTCTGGTATCGGCATTTGCCCTTGCCGGATTTCCGCCGCTGTCCGGCTTCTGGGCCAAGCTGAGCCTGGTCAAGGCGGGACTTTCCATCGAAATGTACCTGATTACTGCAGTGGCCATTCTCGTCGATCTGCTGACGCTGTTTTCCATGATAAAAATCTGGATGACTGCTTTTTGGGGAACCGTACCTGAAGAAGGCGTGCCGGAACACTTCGGTAAAATGCCGCTTTTCGGCGCCGGCAGTCTTTATATCATGGTGCTCCCGGTGATGGCCGTGGCAGGATTGATCCTTCTGGTCGGACTTTATGCGCAGCCACTCCTTGAAGTCTGTCTGATGGCTGCCGAGCAGCTCCTGGATCCGAATGTATACATCGAAGCCGTAATGGGTCCGCAATAA
- a CDS encoding Na+/H+ antiporter subunit E: MKIVLFHIILALIWTAVTATFSFGNLLIGLVLAYLVLLVVGPAIDNSNYTRRVWKAFTLLLLFIKELFLSSIRVAIDVMRPGFRMKSGVVDIPLDVESDLEITLFANMISLTPGTLSLEVSDDRKELFIHAMYVDEGVDQVRKEIKEKMEQHILQVTR, encoded by the coding sequence ATGAAAATAGTCCTGTTTCATATCATACTCGCACTTATCTGGACTGCTGTGACGGCAACGTTTTCTTTCGGGAATTTGCTTATCGGACTTGTTCTGGCCTACCTTGTTCTTCTCGTGGTTGGTCCGGCCATTGATAACAGCAACTACACGCGCAGAGTCTGGAAAGCCTTCACATTGTTGCTGCTGTTTATCAAGGAACTATTCCTTTCCAGCATACGCGTTGCCATTGATGTCATGCGTCCCGGCTTCCGGATGAAATCAGGCGTCGTGGATATTCCGCTCGATGTTGAATCGGATCTTGAGATAACGCTGTTTGCAAATATGATTTCATTGACGCCGGGTACACTGAGCCTGGAAGTTTCGGACGATCGCAAAGAGCTTTTCATCCATGCCATGTATGTGGATGAAGGTGTTGATCAGGTCCGCAAAGAGATCAAGGAGAAGATGGAACAGCATATCTTGCAGGTGACCCGGTGA
- the uvrA gene encoding excinuclease ABC subunit UvrA → MSESKIQVETEPSRSLSPIIIKGARVHNLKNVDVTLPRNKMTVVTGVSGSGKSSLAFDTIYAEGQRRYVESLSSYARQFLERMDKPDVDFMQGISPAMAIQQKNTTYNPRSTVGTTTEIYDYMRLLFARVGKTISPVSGEPVKKDTPQTVVADMLDRYEEKQRFYVLFPVSMEKNKKMREEVAIFQQKGFNRILLPEEQMVDLGRDEVNLKKYHPGEVRMVVDRLAIKKDDDEFRSRMVDSVETALLEGNGRCYIKLHKGEELMFSERFERDGIDFTEPTPQMFSFNNPFGACRSCEGFGRVQGIDEDKVVPDPELSIRGGAIAPFNSPKFNHNLKLLVKVAARYSLPIDEPYHSLSKDVKNILWYGKDEYPGIHSVFQQVRSEFYKVHMRVFYSRYRGYSRCPECDGYRVRKDALYVKIADMHIGQISEMTIGHARKFFDDLELTEYEMDVGGQILYEIRKRLRYLDEVGLHYITLNRLTNTLSGGEAQRINLANALGSSLIGSLYVLDEPTIGLHPRDNDRLIRILKSLRDIGNTVLVVEHDPEMIRSADHVVDIGPFAGNHGGEVSFSGSYEDLLGSKTLTGKYLSGRKSIPVPEKRRKGRGKEILLEGASEHNLKNVNIRMPLGKLVCVTGVSGSGKSTLIHRTLYAAIMKELGVYNEKVGRYRSMKGLQHIDGAEMVDQTPIGRSSRSNPATYTKSFDGIRDLFSKTRESRIMGYTSGHFSFNVPGGRCETCQGEGVQTIEMQFLADIELPCEACGGTRYRKDLLSVRYRGKNIHDVLEMSVSEALEFFVDEKQIVNRLQVLEDVGLGYLKLGQSGTTLSGGEAQRVKLARYLSRTEKDHMLYFFDEPTTGLHFEDIARLLDSFNRLIDRGHSVIIIEHNLDVIKSADWVIDIGPEGGFGGGTIVCEGTPEEVASHKESLTGRFLKPLLLPE, encoded by the coding sequence ATGTCCGAATCCAAAATCCAGGTTGAAACCGAACCATCCAGATCTCTGTCCCCCATCATTATAAAGGGTGCACGGGTACACAACCTCAAAAATGTAGATGTAACGCTCCCGCGCAACAAGATGACGGTGGTCACCGGTGTGAGCGGCTCCGGCAAATCAAGCCTGGCTTTTGACACGATCTACGCCGAGGGACAGCGCCGCTATGTGGAAAGTTTGTCCAGTTATGCCCGGCAGTTTCTGGAACGCATGGACAAGCCCGATGTGGACTTCATGCAGGGCATTTCGCCGGCCATGGCCATCCAGCAGAAAAACACGACTTACAACCCCCGTTCAACGGTCGGAACCACTACCGAGATTTACGACTACATGCGGCTGCTGTTTGCGCGCGTGGGAAAAACCATCTCACCGGTTTCTGGCGAGCCGGTGAAAAAGGACACCCCGCAGACGGTTGTTGCAGACATGCTGGATCGGTACGAGGAGAAGCAGCGGTTTTATGTGCTGTTTCCGGTCAGCATGGAGAAAAACAAGAAAATGCGCGAGGAGGTCGCCATATTTCAGCAAAAAGGCTTTAATCGCATCCTCCTTCCTGAAGAGCAGATGGTAGACCTGGGCCGGGATGAGGTCAACCTGAAGAAATATCACCCCGGAGAAGTCCGCATGGTGGTGGACCGGCTGGCGATCAAAAAGGACGATGACGAGTTCCGCAGCCGGATGGTCGATTCGGTTGAAACGGCGCTCCTTGAAGGCAACGGCCGGTGCTACATCAAGTTGCACAAAGGCGAAGAGCTGATGTTCAGCGAACGGTTCGAGCGGGATGGCATCGATTTTACCGAGCCCACTCCGCAAATGTTCTCATTCAACAATCCGTTCGGCGCCTGCCGCAGCTGCGAGGGTTTCGGACGCGTGCAGGGAATTGATGAGGATAAAGTAGTGCCCGACCCGGAGCTGTCCATCAGGGGAGGTGCCATCGCCCCGTTCAATTCGCCGAAATTCAACCACAATCTAAAGCTGCTGGTCAAGGTTGCCGCGCGCTACAGCCTGCCCATTGATGAACCCTATCACAGCCTTTCGAAGGATGTGAAAAATATTTTGTGGTACGGCAAAGATGAGTACCCCGGGATCCACAGTGTCTTTCAGCAGGTGCGCAGTGAATTCTACAAAGTCCACATGCGGGTGTTTTATTCGCGCTATCGCGGCTACTCACGGTGTCCGGAATGTGACGGCTACCGCGTCCGCAAAGATGCATTGTATGTGAAAATTGCGGACATGCACATCGGACAGATATCGGAAATGACAATCGGCCATGCGCGCAAGTTTTTCGATGATCTGGAGCTTACCGAGTATGAGATGGATGTCGGCGGGCAGATTCTTTATGAAATCCGCAAGCGGTTAAGGTATCTGGATGAGGTTGGGCTGCATTATATTACCCTGAACCGGCTCACAAATACTCTAAGCGGCGGAGAGGCGCAGCGCATCAATCTGGCCAATGCACTGGGCAGCTCGCTGATCGGAAGTCTTTATGTGCTGGATGAGCCCACAATCGGCCTCCATCCGCGTGATAATGACCGGCTCATCCGGATACTCAAATCACTTCGGGATATTGGCAATACCGTGCTGGTGGTTGAGCATGACCCGGAGATGATCCGGTCGGCAGATCATGTCGTGGACATTGGCCCGTTTGCCGGAAATCACGGCGGAGAGGTCAGTTTCTCGGGAAGCTATGAGGATTTGCTCGGATCCAAAACGCTGACGGGAAAATATCTCAGCGGCAGAAAATCGATCCCTGTGCCCGAAAAGCGCCGGAAAGGCAGAGGCAAGGAAATCCTGCTTGAGGGAGCATCCGAACACAATCTGAAAAATGTGAATATCCGGATGCCGCTTGGCAAGCTGGTTTGCGTCACCGGGGTGAGCGGATCGGGCAAGTCGACCCTGATTCACCGCACGCTTTACGCCGCCATAATGAAAGAGCTGGGCGTGTATAACGAGAAAGTCGGGCGGTACCGCTCGATGAAAGGGCTGCAGCATATCGATGGTGCCGAAATGGTCGATCAGACGCCGATCGGAAGGTCGAGCCGGTCCAATCCCGCCACCTATACCAAGTCATTCGACGGCATCCGCGACCTGTTTTCCAAAACCAGGGAGTCACGCATCATGGGGTACACATCCGGACACTTTTCATTCAATGTGCCGGGCGGACGCTGTGAAACCTGTCAGGGAGAAGGCGTGCAAACCATTGAAATGCAGTTTCTTGCCGATATCGAGCTCCCCTGCGAGGCCTGCGGCGGAACACGCTATCGCAAAGATCTTCTCAGTGTGCGCTATCGGGGGAAGAATATTCACGACGTTCTGGAGATGTCGGTATCCGAAGCCCTGGAGTTTTTTGTGGATGAGAAGCAGATCGTAAACAGACTCCAGGTACTGGAGGATGTGGGTTTGGGTTATCTCAAGCTGGGACAAAGCGGGACCACCCTGTCCGGGGGCGAGGCCCAGCGGGTAAAACTTGCTCGCTATCTGTCGCGAACGGAAAAGGATCATATGCTCTATTTCTTCGATGAACCTACAACCGGACTGCACTTTGAGGACATTGCCCGGCTGCTGGATTCCTTCAATCGCCTGATAGACCGCGGCCATTCGGTGATTATTATCGAGCACAATCTGGATGTGATCAAGTCGGCTGACTGGGTCATAGACATCGGTCCGGAAGGGGGATTTGGCGGCGGGACTATCGTATGCGAAGGCACACCCGAAGAGGTGGCATCTCATAAGGAAAGTCTGACCGGCAGGTTTCTGAAGCCGCTTCTATTGCCGGAGTAA
- a CDS encoding bactofilin family protein — protein sequence MAQNNIDYVSFIGTNSVFSEGKIRVVSDLKISGLVEMDIESKGKVIVTESGKVKGSIEAADINIHGEADGDISATGMIMISSSGKVNGSLAARYVSIDDGGICNGRMVTGEDAPNRIREKTAAADQALPPENITQNELKELSNEQKDGLDIDWKSLREKTRR from the coding sequence ATGGCACAAAACAATATTGATTATGTCAGTTTTATAGGGACAAACTCGGTTTTCAGTGAAGGCAAAATCAGAGTGGTGTCAGATTTGAAGATATCCGGTTTGGTGGAGATGGATATTGAAAGCAAGGGGAAGGTGATCGTGACCGAATCCGGCAAAGTGAAAGGGAGTATCGAGGCTGCTGATATTAATATCCATGGAGAGGCGGACGGGGATATTTCGGCGACCGGGATGATAATGATTTCTTCCAGCGGCAAGGTGAATGGTTCACTGGCAGCCAGATATGTGTCCATTGATGACGGCGGGATTTGCAACGGCCGAATGGTAACCGGGGAAGATGCGCCGAACCGCATACGTGAAAAAACGGCCGCTGCGGATCAGGCGCTCCCTCCTGAAAATATCACGCAGAACGAGCTCAAAGAGCTCAGTAACGAGCAAAAGGACGGACTCGATATCGACTGGAAGTCACTCCGTGAAAAAACGCGCAGATAG
- a CDS encoding GAF domain-containing protein produces the protein MTERDIPWDELVTKSRRLIDEAADREEAMQHICALLHREVPHYDWVGFYLVDPLSEKQLVLGPYVGEPTEHTRIAFGQGVCGQAAESLKTFIVNDVTAESNYLACSPTVQSEIVVPVMKGDELIGEIDIDSDTRGAMTENDRKMLEAIAEEVAELF, from the coding sequence ATGACAGAAAGAGATATCCCCTGGGATGAGCTGGTTACCAAGAGCCGCCGGCTTATCGATGAAGCAGCTGACAGAGAAGAGGCCATGCAGCATATCTGTGCCCTGCTGCACCGTGAAGTGCCTCATTATGACTGGGTCGGCTTTTATCTGGTCGATCCCTTGTCTGAAAAGCAACTGGTTCTCGGGCCCTATGTAGGTGAACCCACCGAACACACACGTATAGCATTCGGACAGGGAGTGTGCGGTCAGGCGGCGGAATCCCTCAAAACATTCATCGTCAACGACGTCACTGCCGAGTCCAACTACCTGGCTTGCAGCCCCACCGTGCAGTCCGAGATCGTTGTGCCCGTCATGAAAGGAGACGAACTGATCGGCGAAATCGATATTGACTCCGACACCCGCGGTGCCATGACGGAGAATGACAGGAAAATGCTGGAAGCCATCGCAGAGGAAGTTGCAGAGCTGTTTTAA
- a CDS encoding MarC family NAAT transporter, giving the protein MELFTFLLATFTSLLSIANPFAAMPFFLAMTDGDSNEHRRQQALKACIYTVLILGIFLFGGNYIISFFGISLEGIRIAGGLLIMKMAYSLLDPDSQGRKLTAADHSEAYRKPDISFSPLAMPMLAGPGSIALTLGFASQSSSVTDYLVISIAILLVAVTSFVLLVVARRMTKMLGRTGMTALTRMMGFIALTIGVQFIINGVRPIIGT; this is encoded by the coding sequence ATGGAGTTGTTCACCTTTCTCCTGGCTACATTTACTTCCCTGCTTTCAATCGCAAACCCGTTTGCGGCCATGCCTTTTTTTCTGGCTATGACGGATGGCGACAGCAATGAGCACCGGCGTCAGCAGGCCCTGAAAGCATGCATATACACGGTTCTTATTCTCGGGATCTTTCTGTTCGGCGGAAATTACATAATCAGCTTCTTTGGAATCAGCCTTGAGGGCATCCGGATTGCAGGCGGACTGCTTATCATGAAAATGGCCTATTCGCTGCTTGATCCGGACTCGCAGGGCCGTAAGCTTACCGCTGCCGACCATTCCGAAGCATACCGCAAGCCGGATATTTCATTCAGTCCGCTTGCCATGCCCATGCTGGCCGGACCGGGTTCGATAGCGCTTACTCTTGGATTTGCGTCACAGTCGTCTTCCGTAACAGACTATCTTGTCATATCCATTGCGATTCTGCTGGTGGCGGTTACCTCGTTTGTGCTGCTGGTCGTAGCTCGCCGGATGACCAAAATGCTGGGGCGGACAGGAATGACCGCACTTACCCGCATGATGGGCTTTATCGCACTGACCATCGGCGTTCAGTTTATTATAAACGGAGTGCGTCCGATCATCGGAACCTGA
- a CDS encoding CDGSH iron-sulfur domain-containing protein → MDKPKVASTKPYVMKIEPGTYAWCACGLSRNQPYCDGSHKPTSIKPIVEKVEESKNVAWCGCKQTGTPPFCDGTHNKL, encoded by the coding sequence ATGGATAAGCCGAAAGTTGCCAGCACCAAGCCCTATGTCATGAAAATTGAACCCGGCACCTATGCATGGTGTGCATGCGGACTATCCCGAAACCAGCCTTACTGCGACGGATCGCACAAGCCCACATCCATCAAACCGATTGTGGAAAAAGTTGAAGAAAGCAAGAACGTAGCCTGGTGCGGCTGCAAGCAGACCGGCACTCCTCCCTTTTGTGACGGTACGCACAACAAGCTGTAA
- a CDS encoding sulfide/dihydroorotate dehydrogenase-like FAD/NAD-binding protein, with translation MYPIISSQELAPAINKLIVKAPLIARKREPGNFVILRAALTGERIPLTIVDSDPDKGTITLIVQSIGKTTMLINSMKAGDELIDVAGPLGEPTPVENHGTVVCIGGGVGTAVVYPIAKALSEAGNDVISIIGARNAELVILEEEMKAVSRELMITTDDGSAGRKGFVTDALKEILERPGTLSAGSGAVYAMGPMPMMRAVSDVTRDTGIRTWVSLNPIMMDGTGMCGACRVTVGDQLKFACVDGPEFDAHQINFDELIARNRTYADLEKKALETCKSLQT, from the coding sequence TTGTATCCCATTATTTCCAGTCAGGAGCTTGCTCCTGCTATCAACAAGTTAATTGTGAAAGCGCCCCTGATTGCCAGGAAGCGGGAGCCGGGCAATTTTGTAATATTGCGTGCTGCCCTCACCGGCGAGCGCATACCGCTTACCATCGTCGATTCCGATCCGGATAAGGGCACCATTACGCTGATTGTGCAGTCGATCGGCAAAACGACGATGCTGATAAACAGCATGAAAGCAGGAGACGAGCTGATCGATGTCGCGGGTCCGCTTGGCGAACCTACACCGGTTGAAAATCACGGCACTGTCGTATGCATTGGTGGTGGTGTCGGGACGGCGGTCGTTTATCCCATCGCAAAAGCCCTGAGTGAGGCCGGCAATGATGTCATCAGCATCATCGGGGCGAGAAACGCGGAGCTTGTCATACTGGAAGAGGAAATGAAGGCGGTATCCCGTGAATTGATGATAACGACCGATGACGGATCTGCCGGGCGAAAGGGATTTGTGACCGATGCGCTGAAGGAGATCCTGGAGCGGCCGGGGACACTGTCTGCCGGCAGCGGCGCTGTCTATGCAATGGGACCCATGCCCATGATGCGCGCGGTGTCCGATGTCACCCGGGATACGGGCATCCGGACCTGGGTAAGTCTCAATCCCATCATGATGGATGGTACCGGAATGTGCGGAGCCTGCCGGGTAACGGTCGGCGATCAACTCAAATTTGCCTGCGTCGACGGTCCCGAATTCGACGCGCATCAAATCAATTTCGATGAGCTGATCGCGAGAAACCGGACCTATGCGGATCTCGAGAAAAAGGCTCTGGAAACATGCAAAAGCCTCCAGACATAA